One genomic segment of Elgaria multicarinata webbii isolate HBS135686 ecotype San Diego chromosome 9, rElgMul1.1.pri, whole genome shotgun sequence includes these proteins:
- the PSMC2 gene encoding 26S proteasome regulatory subunit 7 — translation MPDYLGADQRKTKEEEKEDKPIRALDEGDIALLKTYGQSTYSRQIKQVEDDIQQLLKKINELTGIKESDTGLAPPALWDLAADKQTLQSEQPLQVARCTKIINADSEDPKYIINVKQFAKFVVDLSDQVAPTDIEEGMRVGVDRNKYQIHIPLPPKIDPTVTMMQVEEKPDVTYSDVGGCKEQIEKLREVVETPLLHPERFVNLGIEPPKGVLLFGPPGTGKTLCARAVANRTDACFIRVIGSELVQKYVGEGARMVRELFEMARTKKACLIFFDEIDAIGGARFDDGAGGDNEVQRTMLELINQLDGFDPRGNIKVLMATNRPDTLDPALMRPGRLDRKIEFSLPDLEGRTHIFKIHARSMSVERDIRFELLARLCPNSTGAEIRSVCTEAGMFAIRARRKIATEKDFLEAVNKVIKSYAKFSATPRYMTYN, via the exons CTTTGGATGAAGGTGACATTGCCTTGTTGAAAACTTAT GGCCAGAGCACGTACTCAAGGCAGATCAAGCAAGTAGAAGATGACATCCAACAATTACTTAAGAAAATCAATGAACTCACAG GCATTAAAGAATCAGACACCGGCTTGGCTCCACCTGCCCTCTGGGATCTGGCTGCAGATAAACAAACTCTTCAAAGTGAgcagccactgcaagtggcaag GTGCACAAAGATAATCAATGCAGATTCAGAGGACCCCAAGTACATTATCAATGTTAAGCAGTTTGCCAAATTTGTGGTGGATCTTAGTGATCAAGTGGCACCTACTGACATTGAAGAAGGGATGAGAGTTGG TGTTGACAGAAACAAGTACCAGATCCATATTCCCCTGCCTCCAAAGATTGACCCAACAGTTACTATGATGCAG gtggaggaaaaacCTGATGTCACTTACAGTGATGTTGGGGGTTGCAAAGAACAGATTGAAAAGCTAAGGGAGGTTGTGGAGACACCCTTGCTGCAT CCAGAACGATTTGTTAATCTTGGGATTGAGCCACCCAAAGGCGTGCTTCTCTTTGGCCCACCCGGGACAGGCAAAACCCTCTGTGCTCGTGCTGTTGCCAATAGGACTGATGCCTGCTTCATCCGAGTGATTGGATCTGAGCTGGTGCAGAAATATGTGGGAGAG ggtGCTCGAATGGTTCGGGAACTCTTTGAAATGGCCAGGACAAAAAAAGCTTGCCTTATCTTCTTTGATGAAATTGATGCTATTGGAG GCGCTCGCTTTGATGATGGGGCTGGAGGAGATAATGAAGTCCAGCGCACCATGCTAGAACTGATAAACCAGCTTGATGGGTTTGATCCAAGAGGCAATATTAAAGTGTTGATGGCAACTAACAGACCGGATACTTTGGATCCAGCACTGATGAGGCCTGGAAGATTGGATAGGAAGATTGAATTTAGCCTACCAGATCTGGAG GGACGAACTCATATATTCAAGATACATGCTCGTTCAATGAGTGTCGAAAGGGACATAAGATTTGAGTTGCTGGCTCGGCTGTGTCCTAATAGCACAG GTGCTGAAATTCGGAGTGTCTGTACAGAGGCAGGTATGTTTGCCATCCGAGCAAGGAGAAAAATTGCCACTGAAAAAGACTTCTTGGAAGCTGTGAACAAAGTCATCAAGTCATATGCCAAATTCAGTGCTACACCTCGGTACATGACTTACAACTGA